A single Streptomyces sp. 2114.4 DNA region contains:
- a CDS encoding ATP/GTP-binding protein: protein MVSAPSPTHGTHSVTAVEQPPVPVKLVIAGGFGVGKTTAVGAISEIRPLTTEAAITEVAAGVDDLSHTPGKTTTTVAMDFGCITIDPTLKLYLFGTPGQDRFGFMWDDVVEGALGGLVIVDTRRLDDCYAAVDYFEHKDIPFAVAVNAFDGEVEHGLDEVRWALDVSDHVPLVVFDARHTGSVRDALLVVLEVALSRAQTTHLG from the coding sequence ATGGTCTCCGCACCGTCCCCGACTCACGGGACGCACTCCGTGACAGCGGTTGAACAGCCGCCGGTACCGGTCAAGCTGGTCATCGCCGGCGGCTTCGGCGTCGGCAAGACCACGGCCGTGGGCGCGATCTCCGAGATCCGGCCGCTGACCACGGAGGCCGCCATCACGGAGGTCGCGGCGGGCGTGGACGATCTCTCCCACACCCCCGGCAAGACCACCACCACGGTCGCCATGGACTTCGGCTGCATCACCATCGACCCGACGCTGAAGCTCTATCTGTTCGGCACGCCGGGCCAGGACCGGTTCGGGTTCATGTGGGACGACGTGGTCGAGGGGGCTCTCGGCGGGCTGGTGATCGTGGACACCCGCCGGCTGGACGACTGTTACGCCGCGGTGGACTACTTCGAGCACAAGGACATCCCGTTCGCCGTCGCCGTCAACGCGTTCGACGGTGAGGTCGAGCACGGCCTCGACGAGGTGCGGTGGGCGCTGGACGTCTCCGACCACGTACCGCTGGTCGTCTTCGACGCACGCCACACGGGCTCGGTCCGGGATGCGCTGCTGGTCGTCCTCGAAGTCGCCCTCTCGCGCGCACAAACCACACACCTGGGCTGA
- a CDS encoding response regulator transcription factor yields the protein MLDTRVTVTVHTSDPLGRAGVVSHLQQQPSVEIVQDQGGTAARERVDTTGRQQEGGGEAAGTVAISLIDRFDDMAAAELRRLARGGEQRVVLIAGNLREPDLMTIVEYGVRAIIWRHQATPQRLVQAVQSAARGEGDLPPDLISKLLTQVGQLRRSAVTSAAVAWAPTVGMAPREVDVLRLVADGLDTRQISEKLAYSERTVKNVLHALMTRLQLHNRAHAVAYALREGYI from the coding sequence GTGCTGGATACACGTGTCACGGTGACGGTGCACACCTCCGACCCGCTCGGTCGGGCCGGAGTCGTCAGCCACTTGCAGCAGCAGCCCAGCGTCGAGATCGTCCAGGACCAGGGCGGTACGGCGGCCAGGGAGCGGGTCGATACGACAGGGAGACAGCAGGAAGGGGGTGGGGAAGCGGCCGGGACCGTGGCGATCTCGCTCATCGACCGGTTCGACGACATGGCCGCGGCAGAGCTGAGACGGCTGGCCCGGGGTGGCGAACAGCGCGTGGTGCTGATCGCCGGGAATCTGCGCGAGCCGGATCTGATGACGATCGTGGAGTATGGCGTGCGAGCCATCATCTGGCGTCATCAGGCCACCCCGCAGCGGCTGGTGCAGGCGGTGCAGAGTGCGGCGCGCGGCGAGGGCGACCTGCCGCCGGACCTGATCAGCAAGCTGCTCACACAGGTGGGACAGCTGCGGCGGTCGGCGGTGACCTCCGCCGCTGTCGCATGGGCACCGACGGTCGGGATGGCGCCGCGCGAGGTCGATGTGCTGCGGCTGGTCGCGGACGGGCTGGACACCCGGCAGATCTCCGAGAAGCTCGCCTACTCCGAACGCACCGTCAAGAACGTCCTGCACGCCCTGATGACGCGCCTCCAGCTGCACAACCGCGCTCACGCCGTCGCGTACGCACTGCGTGAGGGATACATCTGA
- a CDS encoding DUF4255 domain-containing protein — protein MIHEVDEAMRRVLRGGVLPDGSGDIAFEAPTRNWAARRNAPTLNAYLYDIREEVARRERGAISERDASGVVVRRHQPPRWFRLSYLVTAWTTRPEDEHRLLSAALGCLLSHEMLPVAALPDALRALKASIPLTVAVPPPESRSIADIWSALGGELKPSLDVVITVPFPVSPSYEVAPPVTEGAVAVVRGLDGVPGDSQPRMLRSAPGASSSATAGEEEG, from the coding sequence GTGATTCACGAAGTCGATGAGGCGATGCGGAGGGTGCTGCGCGGCGGGGTGCTGCCGGACGGTTCCGGGGACATCGCATTCGAGGCGCCGACCCGCAACTGGGCGGCGCGGCGCAACGCACCCACGCTCAATGCGTATCTCTACGACATACGCGAGGAGGTCGCCCGCCGCGAGCGCGGGGCGATCTCGGAGCGGGACGCCAGTGGTGTGGTCGTGCGCCGGCATCAGCCGCCGCGCTGGTTCCGGCTGTCTTACCTGGTCACGGCGTGGACCACGCGCCCGGAGGACGAACACCGGCTGCTGTCGGCCGCGCTGGGGTGCCTGCTCTCGCACGAGATGCTGCCGGTGGCCGCATTGCCGGACGCGCTCCGCGCGCTGAAGGCGAGCATTCCGCTCACGGTCGCGGTGCCGCCCCCCGAGTCCCGCTCGATCGCCGATATCTGGTCTGCGCTCGGTGGCGAACTCAAGCCGTCCCTGGACGTGGTGATCACCGTGCCGTTCCCGGTCTCGCCCTCGTACGAGGTGGCGCCGCCGGTGACGGAGGGCGCGGTCGCGGTCGTCCGCGGACTCGACGGCGTCCCCGGCGACTCCCAGCCCCGGATGCTCCGGTCCGCTCCGGGCGCCTCGTCGTCCGCCACGGCCGGCGAGGAGGAAGGGTGA
- a CDS encoding ATP-binding protein, which produces MSGTEGNGTEAGGTKGSGTAASENASGALLGRLAGLRKRVAALVERRSADDPTAADPLRGLYVTPETARRLAALPPEDGTGGAAAAAGGAYAGQPYAGGPDGEVPDASEASGTPDGSGTPDGSDASDASDASDASDRTAALAVRFGLSALDLHILLAALAPDVDRGFEPLYGYLNDDVGRRRATVALALDLAGTGPYEPAARARFHPAAPLLSGGLLVIEDEDRPLPGRALRVPERVVAHLLGDDGLDPELSGGEVELLSAVPRAAGRTGSGDRTGDASFAGRLAALASERPLAVHLRERRPGTAAAPVADGLRSAGLPVLRYRPDGRGGAGAGLAGALLREARLRRAAVVVGPLPERPQELVRALAGGDVPVVFFGSEPYDPGWAPDAGLFAMDAPDDGAAAGEVWSTALGSVEVADGFDLAAAVAPYRLGAAQIRRAARAATALAAFDGTPLTTAHIQHSARQQSAPLLDRHARRVRPAVGFDGLVLPPEPLALLHELVQRARHREKVLGQWRLRTGGGRGRGVVALFAGESGTGKTLSAEVVAGELGLDLYVVELSAVVDKYIGETEKNLEQIFSEADRTDAVLLFDEADAVFGRRSEVKSSHDRYANLESAYLLQRLEAFDGIAVLTTNLRANIDDAFTRRLDLVVDFPFPDAEQRTALWRSCLAASPCADDLALDVCAKEFELSGGAIRSAAVTAGYLAAGRGEAVSAEDVRAGARREYRKMGRLVPDASPLWD; this is translated from the coding sequence GTGAGCGGCACGGAGGGGAACGGCACGGAGGCCGGCGGCACGAAGGGGAGCGGCACGGCGGCGAGCGAGAACGCGAGCGGCGCGCTGCTCGGCCGGCTGGCGGGGCTGCGCAAGCGGGTGGCCGCGCTGGTCGAGCGGCGCAGCGCCGACGATCCGACGGCTGCGGACCCGCTGCGCGGGCTGTATGTGACCCCGGAGACGGCCCGACGGCTGGCCGCGCTGCCACCGGAGGACGGCACGGGCGGGGCGGCAGCTGCGGCGGGCGGGGCGTACGCGGGTCAGCCGTACGCAGGAGGGCCGGATGGCGAGGTGCCGGACGCCTCGGAGGCATCGGGCACCCCGGACGGCTCGGGCACCCCGGACGGCTCGGACGCCTCGGACGCCTCGGACGCCTCGGACGCCTCGGACCGAACGGCCGCGCTCGCCGTGCGGTTCGGCCTGTCGGCGTTGGACCTGCATATCCTCCTGGCCGCGCTCGCGCCCGATGTGGACCGGGGCTTCGAGCCGCTGTACGGCTACCTCAACGACGATGTCGGGCGCCGTCGCGCCACGGTCGCGCTGGCGCTGGACCTCGCGGGTACCGGGCCGTACGAGCCCGCGGCCCGTGCCCGCTTCCATCCCGCCGCGCCGCTGCTGTCCGGTGGGCTGCTCGTCATCGAGGACGAGGACCGGCCCCTGCCGGGCCGGGCGCTGCGGGTGCCGGAGCGGGTGGTGGCCCATCTGCTGGGGGACGACGGCCTGGATCCCGAACTCAGCGGAGGTGAGGTGGAGTTGCTGTCGGCGGTGCCGCGAGCCGCCGGCCGTACGGGAAGCGGTGACCGTACCGGAGATGCGTCGTTCGCCGGACGGCTCGCCGCGCTCGCGAGCGAGCGGCCGCTCGCCGTCCATCTGCGGGAGCGCCGGCCCGGTACCGCCGCCGCGCCGGTGGCCGACGGGCTGCGGAGCGCCGGACTGCCCGTGCTGCGGTATCGGCCGGACGGCCGGGGCGGTGCGGGGGCGGGCCTCGCGGGCGCGCTGCTGCGGGAGGCGCGGCTGCGCCGGGCGGCGGTCGTCGTGGGCCCGCTGCCGGAGCGGCCCCAGGAGCTCGTCAGGGCGCTGGCGGGCGGGGATGTCCCGGTGGTCTTCTTCGGAAGCGAGCCGTACGACCCGGGCTGGGCACCCGATGCCGGGCTGTTCGCGATGGACGCGCCGGACGACGGGGCGGCGGCGGGTGAGGTCTGGAGCACCGCACTCGGATCCGTGGAGGTGGCCGATGGCTTCGATCTCGCCGCGGCCGTGGCGCCGTACCGGCTGGGGGCCGCTCAGATCCGGCGGGCGGCCCGTGCGGCCACCGCCCTCGCCGCCTTCGACGGGACGCCGCTGACCACCGCCCACATCCAGCACAGCGCACGTCAGCAGTCCGCGCCGCTGCTGGACCGGCACGCCCGGCGGGTACGGCCCGCCGTCGGCTTCGACGGGCTGGTCCTGCCGCCCGAGCCGCTGGCTCTGCTGCACGAACTGGTGCAGCGGGCGCGGCATCGGGAGAAGGTCCTGGGCCAGTGGCGGCTGCGCACCGGCGGGGGGCGCGGCAGGGGCGTGGTGGCGCTGTTCGCCGGAGAATCCGGTACCGGAAAGACGCTCTCCGCCGAGGTCGTGGCCGGTGAACTGGGCCTGGACCTCTATGTGGTGGAACTGTCGGCGGTGGTGGACAAATACATCGGGGAGACCGAGAAGAACCTGGAGCAGATCTTCTCCGAGGCCGACCGTACGGACGCCGTGCTGCTCTTCGACGAGGCGGATGCCGTGTTCGGCAGACGTTCGGAGGTCAAGAGCTCGCACGACCGGTACGCGAACCTGGAGAGCGCCTATCTGCTGCAGCGGCTGGAAGCGTTCGACGGGATCGCCGTCCTCACCACCAACCTGCGGGCCAATATCGACGATGCGTTCACCCGGCGGCTGGATCTGGTGGTCGACTTCCCGTTCCCGGACGCCGAACAGCGGACCGCGCTGTGGCGTTCCTGCCTGGCGGCCTCCCCCTGTGCGGACGACCTCGCACTTGACGTCTGTGCCAAGGAGTTCGAGTTGTCCGGCGGGGCGATCCGGTCTGCCGCGGTGACCGCCGGATACCTCGCGGCGGGCCGCGGCGAGGCGGTGTCGGCCGAGGACGTACGGGCCGGGGCCAGGCGCGAGTACCGCAAGATGGGGCGGCTGGTGCCGGACGCGTCACCCCTGTGGGACTGA